A region from the Rhinoderma darwinii isolate aRhiDar2 chromosome 2, aRhiDar2.hap1, whole genome shotgun sequence genome encodes:
- the NDUFS5 gene encoding NADH dehydrogenase [ubiquinone] iron-sulfur protein 5: protein MPFIDLQSKLGIDIDKWMLLQSSKQPFGQIGRCHSFEKDWVECIHGIGAIRAKKECKLEHDDFLECMHRNKMLERLSAIRQQKEKLEKEGKYEVPDFSKDANSP, encoded by the exons atgccttttattgatcttCAGAGCAAACTTGGGATTGATATAGACAAatggatgctgctgcagagttCTAAGCAACCTTTCGGTCAGATCGGTCGTTGCCATTCCTTTGAAAAAGACTGGGTAGagtgtatacatggcattggggCAATCCGGGCAAAGAAGGAGTGCAAGCTAGAGCATGATGACTTTCTTGAGTGTATGCACAGAAACAAAATG TTGGAACGCTTGAGTGCCATTAGACAGCAAAAGGAAAAGTTGGAGAAAGAAGGAAAATACGAAGTTCCAGATTTCAGTAAAGACGCAAATTCCCCTTAA